In Chengkuizengella sediminis, a single window of DNA contains:
- a CDS encoding TetR/AcrR family transcriptional regulator: MSSTKEKIIQASLELFSEYGHKVTTVKMIAKKIDVNELTIYRHFGSKEKIIEEIIYAIPRFEPHLVDFFINQVVYDLETDLRNFAKLIIEISQNNYIFLKLLINNLDLKEKSYMNKNDRNRVKEELHHYFKQMETMGKVISLDIDSLNLLLYSTVEGAFLLIDKFGHSEIHDINWDLYIESWVNLFVRGLEVR, from the coding sequence ATGAGCAGTACAAAAGAAAAGATAATTCAAGCAAGTCTTGAACTATTTTCAGAGTATGGGCATAAAGTGACAACAGTAAAAATGATTGCTAAAAAAATAGATGTGAATGAACTGACCATATATCGTCATTTTGGATCTAAAGAAAAAATTATTGAAGAAATAATTTATGCTATTCCAAGATTTGAGCCCCATCTTGTTGATTTTTTCATAAATCAAGTCGTTTATGATTTAGAGACAGATTTGCGCAATTTTGCAAAATTAATCATAGAAATAAGTCAAAATAACTATATCTTTTTGAAGTTATTAATTAATAATTTAGATTTAAAAGAAAAAAGCTATATGAATAAAAATGATAGAAACAGGGTAAAGGAAGAACTTCATCATTACTTTAAGCAAATGGAAACGATGGGGAAAGTAATATCTTTAGATATAGATTCTTTAAATTTATTGCTTTATTCCACTGTGGAAGGAGCATTTCTTCTTATAGATAAATTTGGGCATTCTGAAATTCATGATATAAATTGGGACTTGTATATTGAATCATGGGTCAATTTGTTCGTAAGAGGTTTAGA